A region from the Candidatus Binatia bacterium genome encodes:
- a CDS encoding glycosyltransferase produces MRAALVSALYLPEFQGGATVVCRRLAAELVALGHGCTVFSGRTTADEPLGAVARGRVDAADTYRVNVGGALLPWARDGYWNPVATEAFAGFLAETRPDVVHVHSLQGLGAGVIGAARAAGAPVVVTMHDWWWLCPCLFRLSPEGEICPKHVRPKSCSGISEIDFTARRATLEAALSDVARIVVPSAFLRESLIENGFEGVRVVVHENGVPMPASVARAAGAGPGPTRFVFVGGAGNRAKGLDVLLTAAASLDEDFVLDAYSVDGSEAEKWSTALGARLRCHPPFSADQLDDVLSAADVVVVPSIMRESFSLVTREALARGRPVMTSDCGGPQEVVTDGQNGLVVPSNSVGALASALRRLAADREEVRALASRTSLEPVSVRAHAQASEALYREVVREAGGPRPSAARRRLAGRRVLFLTGMDGAPLRYRAWNLLERLALAGMQGDVLYHSDLRAVAAARAAELIVLYRAPFSATVARVVREARARAVPVLFSSDDFVFRADDLADAPALQHPDPQVVDGYRQSVEGHARCLDAADGFLGSTPELADGARDLGHPSYCLANGLSDHLLGLRSPVARGAADGPVRIGYASGTDTHDADLAMVAPALADVLGRFPQTVLALGGPVATPTVLEPFEGQIERWPFVPWNELPARLATLDVNLAPLDTSRPFNLGKSEVKLLEAAAVGVPTLASDAPAFVRGSRGGRVAVLCKDETEWRDGLARLVSEPALRQSLGDSARRDVRRRYGANGQVDDLVGILTEVFDRGSRGERPLPEPIVLEAGDGSEVAIEPGRSLFDQYQLEAESGGPLRPGAEVEQGFVCERDGLTRVDVRVGTYARTNSHDVHFSLQDEAGKTLAERSYPAEHFVDRRFVGLELDEPQPDSAGRTVTFRASAPGAQESNEILLWHAPSEMGGLTIGGQEQSGRALSFRAFAEPAGSGS; encoded by the coding sequence ATGAGAGCAGCGCTCGTAAGCGCGCTGTACCTGCCCGAGTTCCAGGGAGGAGCCACGGTCGTCTGCCGACGGCTCGCTGCCGAACTCGTTGCCCTCGGACACGGCTGTACCGTCTTCAGTGGCCGGACCACCGCGGACGAACCGCTCGGCGCCGTGGCCCGTGGGCGCGTCGATGCAGCCGACACGTATCGGGTGAACGTGGGAGGCGCTCTTCTGCCTTGGGCCCGCGATGGATACTGGAACCCGGTCGCTACCGAGGCCTTCGCGGGCTTCCTTGCAGAAACCCGCCCGGATGTCGTGCACGTGCACAGTCTGCAAGGGCTCGGTGCCGGAGTGATCGGCGCGGCGCGGGCCGCTGGTGCGCCCGTCGTCGTCACGATGCACGACTGGTGGTGGCTTTGTCCGTGCCTCTTCCGGTTGTCGCCCGAGGGGGAGATCTGCCCGAAGCACGTGCGGCCGAAGAGCTGCTCGGGCATCTCGGAGATCGACTTCACGGCACGCCGTGCGACCTTGGAGGCCGCTCTGTCGGACGTCGCGCGCATCGTCGTGCCGTCTGCGTTTTTGCGCGAGAGCCTGATCGAGAACGGGTTCGAGGGTGTGAGGGTCGTCGTTCACGAGAATGGAGTGCCGATGCCGGCGTCGGTCGCGCGCGCGGCCGGGGCGGGACCCGGCCCGACCCGGTTCGTGTTCGTCGGAGGGGCAGGGAATCGCGCGAAAGGACTCGACGTATTGCTCACCGCGGCGGCGTCGCTCGACGAGGACTTCGTTCTCGACGCGTACTCTGTGGACGGCAGTGAAGCGGAGAAGTGGTCGACGGCTCTGGGCGCGCGGCTTCGCTGCCATCCGCCGTTCTCGGCGGACCAGTTGGATGACGTCCTCTCGGCGGCCGACGTAGTTGTCGTCCCGTCCATCATGCGGGAGTCGTTCTCGTTGGTGACGCGCGAGGCGCTCGCGCGGGGTCGGCCCGTGATGACGTCGGATTGCGGTGGCCCGCAAGAGGTGGTGACCGACGGGCAGAACGGCCTGGTCGTGCCGTCCAACTCCGTCGGCGCGCTGGCGAGCGCCCTGCGGCGGCTTGCGGCCGATCGGGAAGAGGTGCGTGCGTTGGCTTCGCGAACGTCGCTGGAGCCGGTCTCGGTTCGCGCGCACGCGCAAGCGAGTGAGGCGCTCTATCGCGAAGTCGTGCGCGAAGCCGGGGGGCCACGCCCCTCGGCGGCGCGACGACGTCTCGCTGGGCGCCGAGTGTTGTTCCTCACCGGGATGGACGGCGCACCGCTACGCTATCGCGCGTGGAACTTGCTGGAACGCCTGGCCCTCGCGGGAATGCAGGGGGACGTCCTCTATCACTCGGACCTTCGCGCGGTCGCTGCGGCCCGAGCCGCCGAGCTGATCGTACTGTATCGAGCGCCGTTCAGCGCCACCGTCGCACGCGTCGTTCGCGAAGCGAGGGCGCGCGCGGTTCCGGTGCTGTTCTCGAGTGACGACTTCGTTTTTCGCGCGGACGACCTGGCCGACGCGCCGGCGCTGCAGCATCCGGATCCGCAGGTCGTCGACGGCTACCGGCAGAGCGTGGAGGGGCACGCTCGGTGCTTGGATGCGGCCGACGGATTTCTTGGAAGCACACCGGAACTCGCGGACGGCGCACGAGATCTCGGGCATCCCTCGTACTGTCTAGCCAACGGCCTCTCTGATCATCTGCTCGGGCTGCGTTCGCCGGTCGCAAGGGGCGCGGCCGACGGGCCCGTCAGGATCGGTTACGCCTCGGGTACGGACACGCACGATGCGGATCTCGCGATGGTCGCCCCGGCACTAGCGGATGTGCTCGGGCGATTCCCGCAGACGGTCTTGGCTCTCGGCGGGCCCGTCGCGACGCCGACCGTCCTGGAACCGTTCGAGGGCCAGATCGAGCGGTGGCCGTTCGTCCCGTGGAACGAACTGCCGGCCCGGCTCGCCACGCTCGACGTGAACCTCGCGCCGCTGGATACGTCGCGACCGTTCAACCTCGGCAAGAGCGAGGTGAAGCTCCTCGAGGCCGCGGCGGTGGGTGTACCCACGCTGGCGAGTGATGCACCGGCGTTCGTTCGGGGGAGCCGAGGTGGGCGCGTCGCGGTGCTTTGCAAGGACGAAACCGAATGGCGGGACGGGCTGGCCCGCCTCGTGTCGGAACCCGCACTCCGCCAGTCCCTCGGTGACTCCGCCCGACGCGATGTTCGGCGTCGGTATGGGGCGAACGGGCAGGTGGACGACCTCGTGGGGATCCTCACTGAAGTCTTCGATCGTGGTTCGAGAGGGGAACGTCCGCTTCCCGAACCGATCGTTCTCGAGGCCGGAGACGGTTCGGAAGTCGCTATCGAGCCGGGGCGGTCGCTTTTCGATCAGTACCAACTCGAGGCCGAGTCCGGTGGTCCGTTGCGTCCCGGAGCCGAAGTGGAGCAGGGATTCGTCTGCGAACGCGACGGTCTCACGCGCGTCGACGTGCGGGTGGGCACGTACGCGCGCACGAATTCGCACGATGTTCACTTTTCCCTGCAGGACGAGGCCGGGAAGACGTTGGCGGAGCGCTCGTATCCCGCCGAGCACTTCGTGGATCGTCGCTTCGTCGGATTGGAGCTCGATGAACCTCAGCCTGACTCCGCCGGACGCACTGTGACGTTTCGTGCGAGCGCGCCGGGCGCGCAGGAGAGCAACGAGATCCTCCTGTGGCATGCTCCGTCCGAGATGGGTGGCCTCACAATCGGCGGGCAGGAACAGTCGGGTAGAGCTCTTTCGTTCCGTGCCTTCG
- a CDS encoding NUDIX hydrolase, with protein sequence MSGESTGLLPWVRLGLSKVYRTRVFDVLRQRSRSPRTGREHDFFVLEACDWVNVIPLTNDDEVVLIRQYRHGIEDFTLEIPGGMIDPTDASPQVAAGREMLEETGFGSDDIIPLGSIHPNPAIQANHCHTFLARGAEKRATPSFDGTEETEVVLEPLTRIPELIRTGLISHALVVVAFHWLELREEAPS encoded by the coding sequence ATGTCGGGGGAGAGTACGGGGCTGTTGCCGTGGGTGCGCCTGGGGCTGTCGAAGGTGTATCGAACACGGGTCTTTGACGTGCTGCGTCAAAGAAGCCGTTCGCCCCGCACGGGGCGTGAACACGACTTCTTCGTCCTGGAAGCCTGCGACTGGGTGAACGTCATTCCCCTCACGAACGACGACGAGGTCGTCCTGATCCGCCAGTACCGACACGGGATCGAAGACTTCACCCTCGAGATTCCCGGCGGGATGATCGACCCGACCGACGCGTCCCCCCAGGTCGCCGCAGGTCGCGAGATGCTCGAAGAGACCGGGTTCGGCTCGGACGACATCATCCCCCTCGGCTCCATCCATCCCAATCCGGCGATCCAGGCGAACCATTGTCACACCTTCCTCGCACGGGGCGCGGAGAAACGCGCCACCCCTTCGTTCGACGGCACCGAAGAGACCGAAGTAGTTCTCGAACCTCTCACCCGGATCCCGGAACTCATCCGCACCGGTTTGATCTCGCACGCCCTGGTCGTGGTCGCGTTCCACTGGCTCGAGCTGCGTGAGGAGGCACCTTCTTGA
- a CDS encoding HAMP domain-containing sensor histidine kinase, translating to MTLANLSPAFSPTSLRSKWNIIDALPIHIASIDDRGMILETNRSWKEFGHPAVGETLLSGWAGDATEPLVGSTLNLGIGELLAGTRDRFEIEYPVRRSDQTVWLSLSAYPSPGGAVVSQTDITERRRDDMRRAQENASAQIDSALARAGQGLITSLDLPETLDRLCRLTVELLDCDASHTIFWQEEDESYRAAASHGDTKENTEAIRNMRLPRTAFVGAVARGENVAVSQVDFREHAVAPLALLAKRLGVCQLLQISLRHGDKRIGFQTACRRSDEPFTEVDERLAARLGQLASLAIENARLVGQLGEASRLKSEFVATVSHELRTPIHVVLGFADLFLDGEFGELSADQHDGMNRIQFGARSLLELSEAALQLTRLDDGQVPVHLEDIDLAELADEAEKEVRVTQRDAAVEIERRIAPDVARVHSDRTKLKLILKSLLSNGLKFTPEGVVSLSAKRRGTEVVLVVKDTGVGIEREALPTIFEAFRQADGSTARRYAGVGLGLHIARRATERLGGSVHAQSTEGEGSRFEVVLPADRPQA from the coding sequence TTGACCCTGGCCAACCTGTCCCCGGCGTTTTCCCCCACGAGCCTTCGCTCAAAATGGAACATCATCGACGCGCTACCGATCCACATCGCGTCGATCGACGACCGCGGCATGATCCTCGAGACGAATCGATCCTGGAAAGAGTTCGGACATCCCGCTGTCGGCGAGACGCTGCTCTCCGGGTGGGCGGGCGACGCCACCGAGCCGCTCGTCGGATCCACCCTGAACCTCGGAATCGGCGAGCTGCTCGCCGGCACGCGAGATCGATTCGAAATCGAGTACCCGGTCCGGCGTTCCGACCAGACCGTGTGGCTGTCCCTATCCGCCTACCCGAGCCCGGGCGGCGCCGTCGTTTCCCAGACCGACATCACCGAGCGGCGGCGAGACGACATGCGCCGCGCGCAAGAGAACGCGAGCGCTCAGATCGACAGCGCCCTCGCGCGGGCCGGCCAGGGTCTGATCACATCCCTCGACCTTCCGGAGACGCTCGACCGCTTGTGCCGCCTGACCGTCGAACTCCTCGATTGCGATGCGAGCCACACGATCTTCTGGCAGGAAGAAGACGAGTCCTACAGAGCCGCCGCGTCCCACGGCGACACCAAGGAGAACACGGAGGCCATCCGGAACATGCGCCTCCCCCGCACGGCCTTCGTCGGCGCCGTCGCACGCGGCGAGAACGTCGCCGTCTCTCAGGTCGACTTTCGCGAACATGCCGTCGCCCCGCTCGCCTTGTTGGCCAAGCGATTGGGGGTCTGTCAGCTCCTGCAGATCTCGCTCCGCCACGGCGACAAGCGGATCGGATTTCAGACCGCGTGCCGCCGCAGCGACGAGCCCTTCACCGAGGTCGACGAGCGATTGGCCGCACGACTCGGACAACTGGCGTCGCTCGCCATCGAGAACGCACGGCTCGTCGGCCAACTCGGCGAGGCGAGCCGACTCAAGAGCGAATTCGTCGCCACGGTCTCCCACGAGCTGCGCACACCCATTCACGTCGTCCTCGGCTTCGCCGACCTCTTCCTCGACGGAGAGTTCGGCGAGCTCAGCGCCGATCAACACGACGGGATGAATCGGATCCAATTCGGAGCACGATCCTTGCTCGAACTGAGTGAAGCCGCGCTCCAGCTCACCCGGCTGGACGACGGCCAGGTCCCGGTCCACCTCGAAGACATCGATCTCGCGGAACTCGCCGACGAGGCGGAAAAGGAAGTTCGCGTGACGCAGCGCGATGCGGCCGTCGAGATCGAACGCCGAATCGCTCCCGACGTCGCGCGCGTCCATTCCGACCGCACCAAGCTCAAGTTGATTCTCAAGAGCCTCCTCAGCAACGGCCTCAAGTTCACCCCGGAAGGCGTGGTCTCGCTGAGCGCGAAGCGCCGGGGCACGGAGGTCGTCCTCGTCGTGAAAGACACCGGCGTCGGCATCGAGAGAGAAGCGCTCCCGACCATCTTCGAAGCGTTCCGCCAGGCCGACGGATCGACCGCCCGTCGGTACGCCGGCGTCGGGCTCGGACTTCACATCGCCCGCCGCGCCACCGAACGACTCGGAGGCTCCGTCCACGCCCAGAGCACCGAAGGCGAAGGCTCCCGCTTCGAAGTCGTGCTCCCCGCCGACCGGCCGCAAGCCTGA
- a CDS encoding class II aldolase/adducin family protein, whose translation MAKVQRSAEEVKAAVLRTAKEMLRTGLVEGTAGNLSARLPDGNVIMTPSSLDYEEMKLEDLVVIDLDGNVLEGERSPTTEKALHLACLRAHDDLGGVIHSHAMFATMFAVTRQPIPCVIEEFDVFVGGEVPVAEYKMTGSDELGDEVARWVEDRGAVLMANHGLLTVGKDIENAMKVAHLVERTAQIIWGSRLLGDLVPLPDSTLERFAPIYKLLRSS comes from the coding sequence GTGGCCAAGGTCCAACGAAGCGCGGAAGAAGTGAAGGCGGCCGTTCTCCGAACCGCCAAAGAAATGTTGCGGACCGGGCTCGTCGAAGGGACCGCGGGGAATCTCTCCGCGCGCCTCCCCGACGGCAACGTCATCATGACGCCGTCGTCGCTCGACTACGAGGAGATGAAGCTCGAAGACCTCGTAGTCATCGACCTCGACGGCAACGTGCTCGAAGGGGAACGATCCCCCACCACCGAGAAGGCCCTACACCTCGCTTGCCTTCGCGCCCACGACGACCTCGGCGGCGTCATCCATTCGCATGCGATGTTCGCGACGATGTTCGCCGTCACCCGGCAACCGATCCCGTGCGTCATCGAGGAGTTTGACGTCTTCGTCGGCGGCGAAGTCCCGGTCGCCGAGTACAAGATGACCGGCAGCGACGAGCTCGGCGACGAAGTCGCTCGCTGGGTCGAGGACCGTGGCGCCGTCTTGATGGCGAACCACGGCCTGCTCACCGTCGGCAAAGACATCGAGAATGCGATGAAGGTCGCGCACCTGGTCGAGCGAACGGCGCAGATCATTTGGGGATCCAGACTCCTGGGCGATCTCGTTCCGCTCCCAGATTCGACCCTGGAGCGCTTCGCACCGATCTACAAGCTGCTGCGCTCGAGCTAA
- a CDS encoding HD domain-containing protein has product MSDTTDNPRLGEPFAEALAYAARLHIRQTRKAKETPYIAHLLGVASLALDAGADEDEAIAAVLHDAVEDQGGEPTRVEIEKRFGAHVASLVVALSDSLVDTSDGANKEPWQVRKDRYIEHLRTAEPSVRLLAACDKLHNLRELVEDHRRLGDEVWEHFSAGPEKQLWFYRTVVGILADGKEGPLFGRLRAALADFESLVEGA; this is encoded by the coding sequence GTGAGCGATACGACCGACAACCCCCGACTCGGAGAGCCTTTCGCGGAAGCGCTCGCCTACGCGGCCCGCCTGCACATTCGGCAGACGCGAAAGGCGAAGGAGACGCCGTACATCGCGCATCTCCTGGGCGTCGCGAGTCTTGCCCTCGACGCGGGCGCCGACGAGGACGAAGCGATCGCTGCCGTCCTGCATGACGCCGTGGAAGATCAGGGCGGGGAGCCGACGCGCGTCGAGATCGAGAAGCGGTTCGGCGCGCACGTCGCGTCACTGGTGGTGGCGCTCTCCGACAGTCTCGTCGACACGAGTGATGGGGCGAATAAGGAGCCGTGGCAGGTTCGGAAGGATCGCTACATCGAGCATCTGCGGACGGCGGAGCCGTCGGTTCGACTGCTCGCGGCGTGTGACAAGCTGCACAACCTGCGCGAGCTCGTCGAGGATCACCGTCGGCTCGGAGACGAAGTGTGGGAGCACTTCAGTGCTGGGCCGGAGAAGCAGCTCTGGTTCTACCGCACCGTCGTCGGTATTCTCGCCGATGGGAAGGAGGGCCCGCTGTTCGGTCGTCTCCGAGCAGCGCTGGCCGACTTCGAGAGCCTGGTCGAGGGCGCTTAG
- a CDS encoding alpha/beta hydrolase has protein sequence MSELLKTGRPLGMSYWPLPEDAPDVDLVQEEIRLLTPDGMLVRGMLWTPAGKQPKTAVLLAHPRGDFTVHYACPLLAAAGFAVLGFSTRYLNNDADCLHEKCVIDVETAVAEMRRRGAEKVVLFGNSGGGSLMALAQAETGCGDAWVGVAAHPGEGVFMGQVIDPSVADEDDPHSVVPELDMYDPRNGWKPWPEPATYDRGWLENYRAAQRDRIERIDTIARDAIAAADAARRGGRDLPKGSDEWREARRRGLHTPYLTIYRTLANPVYLDPTIDPDDRPLGSLFAFPDPFEANYFGRFGLARVMTPYGWLSTWSSLSSSAKLADTMPKVTCPVLLIHPTADTEIRTWQAREVRDRAGSDDVTYHELEGALHYLEGHRKPAMELVVSWLRERFS, from the coding sequence ATGTCGGAGCTTCTGAAGACCGGGCGGCCGCTGGGAATGAGCTACTGGCCCTTGCCCGAGGATGCCCCGGATGTCGATCTCGTCCAGGAGGAGATCCGACTCCTCACGCCGGACGGGATGCTCGTCCGGGGGATGTTGTGGACACCGGCCGGGAAGCAGCCGAAGACGGCTGTCCTCCTGGCCCACCCGCGCGGGGACTTCACCGTGCACTACGCCTGTCCTCTGCTCGCGGCGGCGGGGTTTGCCGTTCTGGGTTTTTCGACCCGGTATCTGAACAACGACGCGGACTGCCTCCACGAGAAGTGCGTGATCGACGTGGAGACCGCCGTGGCCGAGATGCGACGGCGCGGCGCCGAGAAGGTGGTGTTGTTCGGCAACAGCGGCGGCGGCTCGCTGATGGCGCTGGCTCAGGCAGAGACCGGCTGCGGAGATGCGTGGGTAGGCGTCGCCGCGCACCCCGGCGAGGGCGTGTTCATGGGGCAGGTGATCGATCCGTCGGTCGCCGATGAGGACGATCCCCACTCGGTCGTCCCCGAACTCGACATGTACGATCCGCGCAACGGGTGGAAGCCGTGGCCGGAACCGGCGACGTACGACCGCGGATGGCTCGAGAACTATCGCGCGGCCCAGCGCGACCGCATCGAGCGGATCGACACCATCGCGCGCGACGCGATCGCCGCGGCCGACGCCGCGCGTCGCGGTGGCCGCGACCTGCCCAAAGGCAGCGACGAGTGGCGGGAGGCACGGCGCCGTGGTCTGCACACGCCGTACCTCACGATCTACCGGACGCTCGCGAACCCGGTGTACCTCGATCCGACGATCGACCCGGACGACCGGCCTCTCGGCTCTCTGTTCGCCTTCCCCGACCCGTTCGAAGCGAACTACTTCGGGCGGTTCGGCTTGGCGCGCGTCATGACGCCTTACGGTTGGCTGTCGACATGGTCGAGTCTGTCGTCGTCGGCGAAGCTCGCCGACACGATGCCCAAGGTCACCTGCCCGGTGCTACTCATCCATCCGACGGCCGACACCGAGATCCGCACCTGGCAGGCCCGCGAGGTGCGCGACCGAGCCGGAAGCGACGACGTGACGTACCACGAGCTCGAAGGCGCGCTGCACTACCTGGAAGGACACCGAAAGCCGGCGATGGAGCTCGTCGTCAGCTGGCTGAGGGAACGCTTCTCGTGA